A DNA window from Argiope bruennichi chromosome X2, qqArgBrue1.1, whole genome shotgun sequence contains the following coding sequences:
- the LOC129959833 gene encoding uncharacterized protein LOC129959833, which yields MDLKAQKAQRRVLRTAFTLVANKIENELKNDVVDLGKISLLQVQLKDKYLRLEAVQEAVSGALLQLEDDGREFEADFTEAEGYRERYLEYYSLIDKKLKETVISEVPDTPRKFKLPKLELRKFDGDPKEFLSFWSQFQKIHDDQDIPDEDKMQYLVASVEPKSKAERLILSFPATAANYPKAVAQLKERFGREDLLVQIYVRDLLTMVMKNAVSSRAKTDLSRLYDELEGKLRALESLGRTKEKFGDFLAPLVESCLPEEVLKTWERNRNHHELCDNTAEKNTRSLENLMTFLRQEVQGEEMVVLARTGFAANQITRKKEYVPAPLNEISGDMATTAALVSLKSTDNKVVCIFCDKPHPSHKCFSAKKISLNEKLIILSKKGACYSCLTKSNHISRQCDLKSKLKCNFCSLSHYDIMCSKKPDKSPSVKNSPSTITLSNQCSRNRTVYLQTLCVIARGQGREKRVRILLDSASQYSHVSERLIAHLGLIPHRYENVIHSLFGGTQTKPKQHGVYSIELSALNRDYSCCLEVLSEGKICNSVPKITDQRILNNLRELNIEFSDSFSEDLEIDVLVGSNVLGRILLKKCCELDSGLSVVETKLGNTIIGMQNEVCHIDRNVMTTLAMYVRSIKLTDLWDLENLGISNPTLVESKHNSYEEALNDFQQKLTILPNGRYELQLPWKHDPANLPDNKGLTWVRHEKVIKRAASNGFLREYQKVFEDWENLGIIESVPEEEVKATKCHYLAHRPVIKLQSETTKYRPCFDGSACERGKPSLNQCLYKGINLLEVIPDILDRFRLYPIGLSADIEKAFLMLSVHPKDRDYLRFFYPSKEGELVYRHCRIVFGLNSSPFLLNASIKHLLDNAPLEYYDVVEKLKCSFYVDNCLSGVHNVKEEENFIDTAKKVLSKGCFNLRGWQSNVACKYVSQHTGDASVLGMLWNLDEDTLRFTVPRYIAINGTSEIHVFVDASKSSYGACVFVRTVVENDVKVSLLRSKTRVAPLKSLTIPRLELMACCIGARLANSIVRALHLPEIKVTYWTDSEVALWWIREQGNWSVFVANRVKEIRELSKFQLWRHVPGNMNIADLLSRGCTPKQMLDSKWWEGPQWLKKSRGQWPASEINCEPKDVILEKRKSELVNVNISEEVVPWYAVRFSKYNSIVRLMGWILRFINNSRVPVEERKLSKLSSDDIEKAERVLIRLVQGKMFPNLKSIPIVNVFKDNEGILRVKTKITERKDDPNFIAPILMPSKCLLTTRLIEYYHLKNCHAGVQILTSILREKFWIMKTRKTVREVVMKCVPCRRYSSNSPMSDPVSLPADRVKDANAFDITGIDLAGPLFTRDGGKVWIVLYTCAIYRAIHLELVSSLSTECFMLSLRRFIARRTRPETIYTDNGTNFVGTNSELKNLDWDGIMRETDIKPIKWKFNPPTAAWWGGWWERLVRVIKELLKRTLGKAILKYEELLTVLCDCEAVVNSRPLTYISEDPNDLIPLTPSLFLNGKSSYDTIDLDLSEFSKFQKRIRYRRKLIHDFRSRFRKEYLGQLRQKRPGKSGHDFKVGEVVMIEEPSKKRVYWPLGKVISLLPGRDGKVRTLKLKLKNSELIRPIQRVYPLEVPFINNEIVKIDGVPTSSVKENELTSNAVIRNRITKSGRLVKIPERLGLFNEVLHAFE from the exons ATGGATCTTAAAGCACAAAAGGCACAGAGACGAGTACTAAGGACTGCATTTACCTTAGTCGCAAATAAGATAGAAAATGAGCTTAAGAATGATGTAGTAGATTTAGGAAAGATTTCGTTGCTACAAGTgcaattgaaagataaatatttaagattagaaGCTGTGCAAGAAGCAGTGTCTGGAGCTTTGCTACAGTTAGAAGATGATGGAAGAGAGTTCGAGGCTGATTTCACTGAGGCAGAAGGCTACCGTGAAAGGTATTTAGAATACTACTCTCTCATCGATAAGAAGTTGAAAGAGACTGTTATTTCTGAAGTACCAGACACACCAAGAAAGTTCAAGTTACCCAAGCTCGAACTGAGGAAATTTGATGGAGACCCAAAGGAGTTCCTTTCGTTTTGGAGCCAGTTCCAAAAAATTCACGACGACCAGGACATCCCTGACGAAGACAAGATGCAGTATCTTGTGGCTTCTGTCGAACCCAAGTCAAAGGCGGAGAGACTCATTCTTAGTTTTCCGGCTACTGCAGCGAATTATCCTAAGGCAGTGGCGCAATTGAAAGAGCGGTTTGGAAGAGAAGATCTGCTCGTCCAAATTTATGTTCGGGATCTTCTGACAATGGTTATGAAGAATGCTGTGTCCAGTAGAGCGAAAACAGACCTTTCAAGACTATATGACGAGTTGGAGGGAAAGCTGAGAGCCCTGGAGAGCCTAGGACGAACAAAGGAAAAGTTCGGCGATTTCCTAGCCCCCCTGGTTGAGAGCTGCCTGCCCGAAGAAGTGCTTAAGACGTGGGAACGCAACAGAAATCACCACGAATTATGCGACAACACCGCCGAAAAGAACACTCGCTCCTTAGAGAATCTCATGACTTTTCTCCGTCAAGAGGTGCAGGGTGAAGAGATGGTTGTGTTAGCAAGAACAGGATTTGCAGCGAATCAAATTACCCGTAAAAAAGAATATGTTCCTGCCCCTCTAAACGAGATTAGTGGAGATATGGCTACTACCGCAGCCCTGGTAAGCTTAAAATCCACTGACAATAAAGTTGTctgtattttttgtgataaacCCCATCCAAGCCATAAATGTTTTTCAGCAAAGAAAATATCTCTTaatgaaaagttaataatattgtCTAAAAAGGGAGCCTGCTATTCATGTTTAACTAAATCAAATCATATCAGTAGGCAGTGTGACTTAAAATCTAAACTGAAGTGTAATTTCTGTTCTTTATCTCATTATGATATTATGTGTAGTAAAAAACCTGATAAATCTCCAAGTGTTAAAAATTCTCCTTCCACTATTACTCTTTCTAATCAATGTAGCAGAAATCGAACAGTTTATTTGCAGACTCTCTGCGTAATTGCGCGAGGTCAAGGTCGAGAAAAACGCGTAAGAATTCTTTTAGATTCAGCTAGCCAGTATTCTCACGTGAGTGAAAGATTAATTGCGCACTTGGGATTAATACCACATAGATATGAAAACGTAATTCACTCCCTGTTTGGAGGAACGCAAACGAAGCCTAAGCAACATGGAGTTTATTCTATCGAGCTGTCAGCTTTGAATAGAGATTACTCTTGTTGTTTAGAAGTTCTTTCAGAGGGAAAGATATGCAACAGTGTCCCGAAAATAACAGATCAGCGAATTCTTAACAATTTAAGAGAATTGAACATAGAGTTTTCGGATTCATTCAGCGAAGATTTAGAGATCGATGTGTTAGTGGGTTCGAACGTGTTGGGTCGAATTTTACTGAAGAAATGTTGTGAATTAGATTCCGGTTTATCTGTGGTTGAGACTAAACTGGGAAATACAATTATAGGAATGCAGAATGAAGTGTGTCATATTGATAGAAATGTTATGACAACACTTGCAATGTATGTAAGAAGTATTAAATTAACTGATCTCTGGGATCTCGAAAATTTAGGCATCTCAAATCCAACACTAGTGGAAAGCAAACACAATTCTTATGAAGAAGCTTTAAATGATTTTCAGCAGAAGTTAACAATTCTTCCTAACGGAAGGTACGAGTTACAGCTTCCGTGGAAACATGATCCAGCTAATTTACCTGATAACAAAGGTTTAACTTGGGTTAGACATGAGAAAGTAATCAAACGGGCTGCAAGTAATGGCTTTCTCAGAGAGTATCAAAAGGTTTTCGAGGATTGGGAAAATTTGGGGATTATTGAAAGTGTACCGGAAGAGGAAGTAAAAGCAACTAAATGTCATTATTTGGCGCATAGGCCCGTAATAAAACTGCAAAGTGAAACCACAAAGTACCGTCCCTGTTTTGACGGGTCGGCTTGTGAAAGGGGTAAACCATCATTAAACCAATGTTTATATAAAGGTATAAATCTTTTAGAAGTAATACCCGATATTTTAGATAGGTTTAGACTCTATCCTATAGGATTAAGTGCAGATATAGAGAAAGCTTTTTTAATGTTGTCAGTACATCCAAAAGATAGAGACTATCTTAGATTTTTTTACCCTAGTAAAGAGGGAGAATTGGTGTATAGACATTGTCGAATTGTTTTTGGTTTAAATTCTTCTCCTTTCCTATTAAACGCATCCATAAAGCATCTATTAGATAACGCCCCACTTGAATACTATGATGTTgtagagaaattaaaatgttcattttatgtTGACAATTGTTTATCTGGTGTACATAATGTAAAGGaggaagaaaatttcattgatacTGCTAAAAAGGTATTGTCAAAAGGTTGTTTTAACTTACGAGGTTGGCAAAGCAATGTAGCTTGTAAATATGTTTCTCAACATACAGGAGATGCGTCAGTTTTAGGCATGTTATGGAATTTAGACGAAGATACCTTGAGAt TTACTGTGCCTCGATATATTGCCATAAATGGAACTTCTGAAATCCATGTTTTTGTTGATGCATCTAAAAGCTCATATGGTGCATGTGTATTTGTTCGAACTGTTGtagaaaatgatgtaaaagtttCACTTTTACGTTCTAAGACTAGAGTAGCCCCCTTGAAATCTCTTACCATTCCTAGATTAGAATTAATGGCCTGTTGCATTGGAGCTAGACTTGCAAATTCAATTGTCCGTGCTTTACATCTACCAGAAATAAAAGTAACTTACTGGACCGATTCAGAAGTGGCTCTTTGGTGGATAAGAGAGCAAGGAAATTGGTCTGTGTTTGTGGCCAATCGGGTAAAAGAAATAAGGGAACTTTCCAAATTTCAGTTATGGAGGCATGTTCCAGGTAATATGAATATAGCAGATTTGTTATCACGAGGTTGTACCCCCAAACAGATGTTAGATTCTAAATGGTGGGAGGGACCTCAATGGTTAAAAAAAAGTAGAGGACAGTGGCCTGCCAGTGAAATTAATTGTGAACCTAAGGatgttattttggaaaaaaggaaGTCTGAATtagttaatgtaaatatttctgagGAAGTGGTCCCGTGGTATGCTGTACGATTTTCCAAATACAATTCAATAGTTCGTTTAATGGGTTGGATTTTAAGATTCATCAATAATTCTAGGGTTCCTGTTGAGGAAAGGAAACTTTCCAAACTATCGTCGGACGATATAGAAAAAGCTGAAAGGGTGTTAATTCGGTTAGTGCAAGGTAAAATGTTTCCTAATTTGAAGTCGATACCCATTGTAAATGTCTTTAAAGACAATGAGGGAATCCTTagagttaaaactaaaataaccGAGAGAAAAGATGATCCAAATTTTATTGCTCCTATTTTGATGCCTAGTAAATGCCTTTTAACCACaagattaattgaatattatcatttaaaaaactgTCACGCTGGGGTTCAAATTCTTACGTCTATACTGCGTGAAAAATTCTGGATAATGAAAACGCGAAAAACGGTTAGGGAAGTAGTTATGAAGTGTGTGCCTTGTCGTCGATATAGCTCAAACTCTCCTATGAGTGATCCGGTGAGTCTGCCTGCAGATCGTGTTAAAGATGCTAACGCGTTCGACATCACAGGTATTGATTTGGCAGGACCTCTTTTTACTAGAGATGGAGGTAAGGTGTGGATAGTACTTTATACCTGTGCCATTTATCGGGCGATACATCTAGAGCTAGTAAGTTCATTGTCCACTGAGTGTTTCATGCTTTCTTTAAGACGGTTTATAGCACGTCGTACTAGACCAGAAACTATATATACAGATAACGGAACTAATTTTGTTGGCACCAATAGTGAATTGAAAAATCTAGATTGGGATGGGATAATGCGAGAGACCGACATTAAACCTATTAAATGGAAGTTCAATCCTCCAACTGCCGCTTGGTGGGGAGGATGGTGGGAGAGATTAGTACgagtaattaaagaattattgaagcGTACTTTAGgtaaggcaattttaaaatatgaagaacttTTAACTGTTCTGTGTGATTGTGAAGCGGTGGTGAATTCTCGTCCATTAACCTATATTTCGGAAGATCCGAATGATTTAATACCATTAACGCCAAGTTTGTTTTTAAACGGGAAATCTTCATATGATACCATAGATTTAGATTTAAGTGAATTCTCtaagtttcagaaaagaataagGTATCGTAGAAAACTGATCCATGATTTTAGATCACGTTTCAGGAAAGAATATCTTGGTCAACTACGTCAAAAACGCCCAGGAAAGTCTGGTCATGATTTCAAAGTTGGTGAAGTCGTGATGATTGAAGAACCATCCAAAAAGCGCGTGTATTGGCCTTTAGGAAAAGTAATAAGTCTGCTTCCAGGTAGGGATGGTAAAGTCCGTaccttgaaattaaaacttaagaaCTCTGAACTGATTCGTCCAATTCAAAGAGTTTATCCACTCGAAGTACcgtttataaataatgaaattgtaaaaattgatgGCGTTCCGACATCTAgtgttaaagaaaatgaattaaccAGTAATGCAGTCATAAGAAATAGAATCACTAAATCAGGTAGATTAGTTAAAATACCTGAAAGACTTGGATTATTTAATGAGGTTTTACATGCTTTTGAGTGA